The following are encoded in a window of Mycobacterium sp. ELW1 genomic DNA:
- a CDS encoding YbdD/YjiX family protein, protein MGRATRAARQIRWYVGALMGDSHYRRYVEHHARTHPGEPVLSEAQYWRKRHSDADANPSARCC, encoded by the coding sequence ATGGGACGCGCTACCCGCGCAGCACGCCAAATCCGTTGGTACGTCGGCGCATTGATGGGCGACAGTCACTACCGCCGTTACGTCGAGCACCACGCCCGCACCCACCCGGGTGAGCCTGTGCTCAGCGAGGCACAGTACTGGCGCAAGCGGCACAGCGACGCTGACGCCAACCCGAGCGCCCGCTGCT